The following is a genomic window from Nitrospira sp..
TCGGCAGGGAGCCTGCGCCTCGGCCATGCAGGATCACATCGCCCACCGCATCCCCGACGAGATGAATCGCGTTATAGACATCATCGACTTTGGCCAATGGAGAATCGGCCGGCACCATGGTGGGATGCACCCGTGCTTCCACCGCTCCATCGTTGAGTTTGGCAATCCCCAAAAGCTTGATCGTATAGCCAAACTCCCGCGCATACGCGATGTCCTGCTCCGTAATATGGGTAATCCCCTCAGTGTAGATTTCTTTGAAATTGATCGGCGTTCCAAACGCCAGATTCGCCAGAATGGCAAGCTTGTGGGCCGAGTCGATCCCGGCCACATCGAAGGTAGGATCCGCTTCCGCATATCCGGCTTGCTGAGCATCCTTGAGGACGGCGTCGAAACTGTGTCCGTCTCGCGTCATTCGGGACAGAATATAATTCGACGTCCCGTTGATGATGCCGTAAATCGATTCGATGCGATTCGCCGCCAGTCCTTCAGTCAGCGCTCGAATGACCGGGATTCCACCGCCCACGCTGGCTTCGAAACCAAGGTCCACATGCCGCGACTCCGCCGCCGCGAAGATTTCCTCGCCATGCAACGCCAGCAACGCCTTGTTCGCCGTCACGACATGCTTGCCGGCGGCAATCGCGTCGAGCATCACGCGCTTGGCAAAATCGTAACCGCCAACCAACTCGATGACGATATCGATGGCCGGATCGCCGAGCACTTGTTTGACATCCGTCGTCAGCACGCCGGGCGGCACCGCCACTCCGCGATCGCGGGCGATGTCAAGATCGGCAATCCGCAGCAATTCCACCGGAACACCGACCCGCCGGCGAATCACCTCAGCGTTCTCGAATAACACTTTCGCCACGCCGGTTCCGACGGTTCCGAATCCAATCAGGCCGACACCGATGCGGGTTTTCATTCCTCCGAACCTTCAAGCTTCAATATCTTCTTAATCCCCCGAACCGCTTGCCTGGTTCGATGCTCGTTCTCGACCAGCCCAAACCGCACATACTCATCGCCCCCTTCGCCGAATCCAAGACCTGGGGAAACCGCCACCTTGGCTTCGCGCAGCAAGAGCTTCGAGAATTCCAACGACCCCATGTGTCGATAGGCCTGCGGAATCTGCGCCCATACGAACATGGTCGCCAGCGGTTTGGGCACCTGCCACCCGATCCGATTCAACCCGCCGACCAGCACGTCCCGTCGCTTCTGATAACGCAACACTGTTTCTTTGACGCACTCTTGCGGGCCATTGAGCGCAATCACGCTGGCAATCTGAACCGGTTGAAAAATGCCATAATCGAGATAGCTCTTGATCTTGGCTAAGGCTCCCACCACTTCTCGATTGCCGACGCAGAATCCCACGCGCCACCCCGGCATATTGTAGGCCTTCGACAGCGTGTAGAACTCGACGCCGACATCTTTCGCGCCGGGCGCCTGCAGAAAACTCGGCGCCTTATATCCATCGAATACCAAATCGGCATAGGCG
Proteins encoded in this region:
- a CDS encoding Homoserine dehydrogenase (MaGe:77307568) — encoded protein: MKTRIGVGLIGFGTVGTGVAKVLFENAEVIRRRVGVPVELLRIADLDIARDRGVAVPPGVLTTDVKQVLGDPAIDIVIELVGGYDFAKRVMLDAIAAGKHVVTANKALLALHGEEIFAAAESRHVDLGFEASVGGGIPVIRALTEGLAANRIESIYGIINGTSNYILSRMTRDGHSFDAVLKDAQQAGYAEADPTFDVAGIDSAHKLAILANLAFGTPINFKEIYTEGITHITEQDIAYAREFGYTIKLLGIAKLNDGAVEARVHPTMVPADSPLAKVDDVYNAIHLVGDAVGDVILHGRGAGSLPTGSAVVSDVIAIGRNLLMGAAGRVPPASFQQDQRRPIRLKPMDEISSLYYLRFMVVDRPGVLAQIAGELGRCGISISSMLQQGRREGQTVPVVIKTHMAKERDVQKAMREINRQAFISEPATLIRVEGKDE